A region from the Sandaracinus amylolyticus genome encodes:
- a CDS encoding tetratricopeptide repeat protein — MRRSQAEYDLGVGLMQEQNVAGAFQHLREAIRLDPDNAEAHLVLGTLLMLRGDHPEAERELREALRANGALGGAGLPSLTPEAHNTLGVLYLNTQRYEDAVRELRIATGDELNRTPHLAWGNLGWAYLELGNLSEAELALSEAVRREPRYCAGWFFLARVHSSRGAAASETDAEAHFRAADDALTHALEVDLEECRRLQDAWRLRGETRARLGRSDEAVADFERCVELDRETESGRACSGFLEASP; from the coding sequence GTGCGGCGTTCCCAGGCGGAATACGACCTCGGGGTCGGGCTGATGCAGGAGCAGAACGTCGCCGGGGCGTTCCAGCACCTGCGTGAGGCCATCCGTCTGGATCCCGACAACGCCGAAGCGCACCTCGTCCTCGGCACGCTCCTGATGCTCCGCGGCGATCACCCGGAGGCGGAGCGCGAGCTCCGCGAGGCGCTCCGCGCGAACGGCGCGCTCGGCGGCGCCGGCCTGCCCTCGCTGACGCCCGAGGCGCACAACACGCTCGGCGTCCTCTATCTGAACACGCAGCGGTACGAGGACGCGGTCCGCGAGCTGCGCATCGCGACCGGCGACGAGCTCAACCGCACGCCGCACCTCGCATGGGGGAACCTCGGCTGGGCGTACCTGGAGCTCGGGAACCTGAGCGAGGCCGAGCTCGCGCTGAGCGAGGCCGTGCGGCGCGAGCCGCGATACTGCGCGGGGTGGTTCTTCCTCGCGCGCGTCCACTCGTCGCGCGGCGCTGCCGCGAGCGAGACCGACGCCGAGGCGCACTTCCGCGCCGCCGACGACGCGCTGACGCACGCGCTCGAGGTCGACCTCGAGGAGTGCCGGCGCCTCCAGGACGCTTGGAGATTGCGCGGGGAGACCCGCGCTCGGCTCGGACGAAGCGACGAAGCGGTCGCGGACTTCGAGCGCTGTGTGGAGCTCGATCGGGAGACCGAGTCGGGCCGTGCTTGCAGTGGCTTCCTCGAGGCGAGCCCGTGA
- a CDS encoding Crp/Fnr family transcriptional regulator, which yields MQELGQADRQRLFERFGRSYAAGDTIYDEGESAEHCYLLQDGRVRLVKNIRGAERSLTVLKPGDLFGEDALLPRVRRSASAVALTDAQVLALDRRTFGVLLAGNPEVASRLVEQLVRRLRHAEEQLENAMLRDQPSRVVNTLLRLTAGLEATSEGYVLSISPLELSSRVGLDVDAVKKAVQQLRDGGYLRIADEKIILPDLDALRQLYQLLGMKEEVRGGFP from the coding sequence ATGCAGGAGCTCGGACAAGCCGACCGCCAGCGTCTCTTCGAGCGCTTCGGCCGTTCCTACGCCGCCGGCGACACGATCTACGACGAGGGCGAGTCCGCGGAGCACTGTTATCTCCTGCAGGACGGCCGCGTCCGGCTGGTGAAGAACATCCGCGGCGCCGAGCGCAGCCTGACGGTGCTGAAGCCCGGGGATCTCTTCGGGGAGGACGCGCTGCTCCCGCGCGTGCGCCGGAGCGCCTCGGCGGTCGCGCTGACCGACGCGCAGGTGCTCGCGCTCGATCGCCGCACGTTCGGCGTGCTGCTCGCGGGCAACCCCGAGGTCGCGAGCCGCCTGGTCGAGCAGCTCGTGCGACGGCTCCGCCACGCGGAAGAGCAGCTCGAGAACGCGATGCTGCGCGACCAGCCCTCGCGTGTGGTGAACACGCTGCTGCGCCTGACGGCCGGGCTCGAGGCGACCAGCGAGGGATACGTGCTGTCGATCTCGCCGCTCGAGCTCTCGAGCCGGGTCGGGCTCGACGTCGACGCGGTGAAGAAGGCCGTCCAGCAGCTGCGCGACGGCGGGTACCTCCGGATCGCCGACGAGAAGATCATCCTCCCCGACCTCGACGCGCTGCGACAGCTCTACCAGCTGCTCGGCATGAAGGAAGAGGTACGGGGCGGCTTCCCCTGA
- the malQ gene encoding 4-alpha-glucanotransferase, with product MKILGRRSAGVLVPLFSIRTGREWGVGEYPDLARFAKWAGDAGFSLVMTLPLLEPSPGQDSPYSSCSFFALDPLYLRIADVPELEALGGMSALTADERALLDAVSESPRVRHADVRRLKDGVLRRCFERFERDVDASSERRRALARFVDEHAHWIHDYALFRTLKDRFPQSWRDWPVEVRDASPEQIAGLRRAHAREIAYRTWLQYLAFGQHQAARKEAAAAGVALGGDEPFLVADDSADVWARKDRYRFDATVGAPPDAFSADGQEWGLPPYRWERIAEERYELFAQRGRHTAQLYDLIRIDHVVGLYRTYHRPIDKSAHYFWPQHEPQQRAQGEAVLKAFASSGTELIAEDLGVIPDFVRASLKELGIPGYRVLRWEKDHDRFRDPAAWPELSVATTGTHDTESSIEWWDALPEWERNAARRIPQLADVPAERARKYGEELHAALLDAVYRSPSRLALLPVQDVLALRDRVNTPNTVGPENWSWRMPWTVSVMEEDAIVRGRRRQLRRLAELTERVSR from the coding sequence ATGAAGATCCTCGGACGGCGTTCGGCGGGTGTCCTGGTCCCGCTCTTCTCGATTCGGACCGGACGGGAATGGGGCGTCGGCGAGTACCCCGACCTCGCGCGCTTCGCGAAGTGGGCGGGCGACGCCGGGTTCTCGCTGGTGATGACGCTGCCGCTGCTCGAGCCTTCGCCCGGGCAGGACAGCCCGTACTCGTCGTGCTCGTTCTTCGCGCTCGATCCCCTCTATCTGCGGATCGCCGACGTGCCGGAGCTCGAGGCGCTCGGCGGGATGAGCGCGCTGACGGCGGACGAGCGCGCGCTGCTCGACGCGGTGAGCGAGTCGCCGCGGGTGCGCCACGCCGACGTGCGTCGCCTGAAGGACGGCGTGCTGCGCCGCTGCTTCGAGCGCTTCGAGCGCGACGTGGACGCGTCGAGCGAGCGGCGTCGCGCGCTCGCGCGCTTCGTCGACGAGCACGCGCACTGGATCCACGACTACGCGCTCTTCCGCACGCTCAAGGACCGCTTCCCGCAGAGCTGGCGCGACTGGCCGGTCGAGGTGCGCGACGCGAGCCCCGAGCAGATCGCGGGGCTGCGTCGCGCGCACGCGCGCGAGATCGCGTATCGCACGTGGCTGCAGTACCTCGCGTTCGGGCAGCACCAGGCCGCGCGCAAGGAAGCGGCGGCGGCGGGCGTGGCGCTCGGGGGTGACGAGCCGTTCCTCGTCGCCGACGACAGCGCGGACGTGTGGGCGCGCAAGGATCGGTATCGATTCGACGCGACGGTCGGCGCGCCCCCCGACGCGTTCAGCGCGGACGGTCAGGAGTGGGGGCTTCCGCCGTATCGCTGGGAGCGCATCGCGGAGGAGCGCTACGAGCTCTTCGCGCAGCGCGGACGGCACACGGCACAGCTCTACGATCTGATCCGCATCGATCACGTGGTCGGGCTCTACCGCACGTACCACCGGCCGATCGACAAGAGCGCACACTACTTCTGGCCGCAGCACGAGCCGCAGCAGCGCGCGCAGGGCGAGGCGGTGCTGAAGGCGTTCGCGTCGTCGGGCACGGAGCTGATCGCGGAGGACCTCGGGGTGATCCCGGACTTCGTGCGCGCGTCGCTCAAGGAGCTCGGCATCCCCGGCTATCGCGTGCTGCGCTGGGAGAAGGATCACGATCGCTTCCGCGATCCCGCGGCGTGGCCGGAGCTGAGCGTCGCGACGACGGGCACCCACGACACCGAGAGCTCGATCGAGTGGTGGGACGCGCTGCCCGAGTGGGAGCGCAACGCGGCGCGGCGCATCCCGCAGCTCGCGGACGTGCCCGCCGAGCGCGCGCGGAAGTACGGCGAGGAGCTGCACGCGGCGCTGCTCGACGCGGTGTACCGCAGCCCGTCGCGGCTCGCGCTGCTGCCGGTGCAGGACGTGCTCGCGCTGCGCGATCGGGTGAACACGCCGAACACGGTGGGCCCCGAGAACTGGTCGTGGCGCATGCCGTGGACCGTCAGCGTGATGGAAGAGGACGCGATCGTGCGCGGTCGTCGCCGTCAGCTTCGTCGGCTCGCAGAGCTGACCGAGCGCGTGTCGCGCTGA
- a CDS encoding sensor histidine kinase, whose protein sequence is MSERVADPFGRHAASRVRGLGLRAQITLALIAALGISVTLVAIAIDRLASRALEQERERAAQIAAEGAAAMIGRADAPEIAVDRVEHALMRPESVIGLAIVGDDGSVRSQRGEVGHGVIGEARLADGVVRVWVSSAIEGDGAGTALVRLVVLYAVITSLAMLVLCYALLTRLIVTPVEALTRASEQLAAGRGTARSPVQGAAEVQRLALSFNAMAEDLRRERAALVERLADLERATKELRATQDSLVRSEKLASVGRLAAGVAHEIGNPLAAILGLLELVRGGGLEPAEEAEFLRRIQHETERIHRIIRDLLDYSRAGADAPIGRADLGEVVASAVHLVAPQKDLRRITIEQRVPEELPRVRGEADALTQLVLNLLLNAADAIEGEGSITITIAEHDDQIALTVDDTGPGIAPEVRDRLFEPFVTTKPTGSGTGLGLAVCWTIVERVGGTISAEDAPSGGARFVVRLQRA, encoded by the coding sequence GTGTCGGAGCGCGTCGCGGATCCGTTCGGACGGCATGCCGCGTCGCGGGTGCGCGGGCTCGGTCTGCGCGCGCAGATCACGCTCGCGCTGATCGCGGCGCTCGGCATCTCGGTGACGCTCGTGGCGATCGCGATCGATCGGCTCGCGTCGCGGGCGCTCGAGCAGGAGCGCGAGCGCGCCGCGCAGATCGCGGCGGAGGGCGCCGCGGCGATGATCGGACGCGCGGATGCACCGGAGATCGCGGTCGATCGCGTCGAGCACGCGCTGATGCGGCCGGAGTCGGTGATCGGGCTCGCGATCGTCGGCGACGACGGATCCGTGCGCTCGCAGCGCGGCGAGGTCGGGCACGGCGTGATCGGCGAGGCGCGTCTCGCGGACGGCGTGGTGCGCGTGTGGGTCTCGAGCGCGATCGAGGGCGATGGCGCGGGCACCGCGCTCGTGCGGCTCGTCGTGCTCTACGCGGTGATCACGTCGCTCGCGATGCTGGTGCTCTGTTACGCGCTCCTCACGCGACTGATCGTGACGCCCGTCGAGGCGCTGACGCGCGCGTCGGAGCAGCTCGCGGCGGGGCGTGGGACCGCACGATCGCCGGTGCAGGGCGCGGCCGAGGTGCAGCGGCTCGCGCTGTCGTTCAACGCGATGGCCGAGGATCTGCGGCGCGAGCGCGCCGCGCTGGTCGAGCGGCTCGCCGACCTCGAGCGCGCGACGAAGGAGCTCCGTGCGACGCAGGACTCGCTGGTGCGCAGCGAGAAGCTCGCGTCGGTCGGACGGCTCGCGGCGGGCGTCGCGCACGAGATCGGCAACCCGCTCGCCGCGATCCTCGGGCTGCTCGAGCTGGTGCGCGGCGGCGGGCTCGAGCCCGCGGAGGAAGCGGAGTTCCTGAGGCGCATCCAGCACGAGACCGAGCGCATCCACCGCATCATCCGCGATCTGCTCGACTACTCGCGCGCCGGCGCGGACGCGCCGATCGGGCGCGCCGATCTCGGCGAGGTCGTCGCGAGCGCGGTGCACCTCGTCGCGCCACAGAAGGATCTGCGGCGCATCACGATCGAGCAGCGCGTGCCCGAAGAGCTGCCGCGCGTGCGCGGCGAGGCCGACGCGCTGACGCAGCTCGTGCTGAACCTGCTGCTCAACGCGGCGGACGCGATCGAGGGCGAGGGGTCGATCACGATCACGATCGCGGAGCACGACGACCAGATCGCGCTGACCGTCGACGACACCGGGCCCGGCATCGCGCCCGAGGTGCGCGATCGTCTGTTCGAGCCCTTCGTGACGACGAAGCCGACGGGCAGCGGCACCGGGCTCGGGCTCGCCGTGTGCTGGACGATCGTCGAGCGCGTGGGCGGGACGATCAGCGCGGAGGACGCACCGAGCGGCGGCGCGCGCTTCGTGGTGCGCCTCCAGCGCGCGTGA
- a CDS encoding class I SAM-dependent methyltransferase produces MAEEDRVKWDKKWSERVDRPRSSPGWVAELDAEIPRDGRGLDVAAGAGRLALYMARRGLDVTAVDISPVGLTLAREAARDEGVKITTSVRDLERHGLPEGTWNAIACFHYRQPDLFLQFRGALAPGGVLIAEVATVASLERDPSKPSARWLAERNELLRACEGLDVVYYREGWLGERAIARVLARKR; encoded by the coding sequence ATGGCCGAGGAAGATCGGGTCAAGTGGGACAAGAAGTGGTCGGAGCGCGTCGACCGCCCGCGCTCCTCGCCGGGATGGGTCGCCGAGCTCGACGCCGAGATCCCGCGCGACGGTCGCGGCCTCGACGTCGCGGCGGGCGCCGGCCGCCTCGCGCTCTACATGGCGCGCCGCGGGCTCGACGTGACCGCGGTCGACATCTCGCCGGTCGGGCTCACGCTCGCGCGCGAGGCCGCGCGTGACGAGGGCGTGAAGATCACGACGTCGGTGCGCGATCTCGAGCGGCACGGCCTGCCCGAGGGCACGTGGAACGCGATCGCCTGCTTCCACTACCGCCAGCCCGATCTGTTCCTGCAATTCCGCGGCGCGCTCGCGCCCGGCGGCGTGCTGATCGCGGAGGTCGCGACGGTGGCGAGCCTCGAGCGCGACCCGTCGAAGCCCAGCGCGCGCTGGCTCGCGGAGCGCAACGAGCTGCTGCGCGCGTGCGAGGGCCTCGACGTCGTGTACTACCGCGAGGGCTGGCTCGGCGAGCGCGCGATCGCGCGCGTCCTCGCGCGCAAGCGCTAG
- a CDS encoding tetratricopeptide repeat protein, whose amino-acid sequence MASAYPIASSAWTNAASIAVLMVASHVASPHAHAQQSSVLEADARERRTDLARTLFAEGVQLVAEQRWEQAESRFRQALANRDAPAIRYNLASVLFEQGEYPEASVLVESVLADSTTPADIGEHARDLRAHIAERAGYVRLDVRDLDGADIAIDQYTLRDPTREVPLAPGAHAATASYGLRREARAEIQIATGEHRVVTLERMQHAPEEAVSTPSTGGERVEEQWWFWTAIGGGVVAVAVVIGVVVAVSSDEGQVEDPIPGNFEPGVLRW is encoded by the coding sequence GTGGCGAGCGCTTATCCGATCGCATCCAGCGCGTGGACGAACGCGGCATCGATCGCCGTGTTGATGGTCGCATCTCACGTCGCATCACCGCACGCGCACGCACAACAGAGCAGCGTGCTCGAGGCGGACGCGCGCGAGCGACGCACCGATCTCGCGCGAACACTCTTCGCAGAAGGCGTGCAGCTCGTCGCGGAGCAGCGCTGGGAGCAGGCCGAGTCCCGCTTCCGACAAGCGCTCGCGAACCGCGACGCGCCGGCCATCCGCTACAACCTCGCGTCGGTGCTCTTCGAGCAGGGCGAGTACCCCGAGGCATCGGTGCTCGTGGAGTCGGTGCTCGCCGACTCCACCACGCCCGCCGACATCGGCGAGCACGCGCGTGATCTCCGCGCGCACATCGCGGAGCGCGCCGGCTACGTGCGGCTCGACGTGCGCGACCTCGACGGCGCCGACATCGCGATCGACCAGTACACGCTGCGCGATCCGACGCGCGAGGTGCCGCTCGCGCCGGGCGCACACGCCGCGACCGCGTCGTACGGTCTGCGCCGCGAGGCCCGCGCCGAGATCCAGATCGCGACGGGCGAGCATCGCGTGGTCACGCTCGAGCGCATGCAGCACGCGCCCGAGGAGGCGGTGAGCACACCGTCGACCGGCGGCGAGCGGGTGGAAGAGCAGTGGTGGTTCTGGACGGCGATCGGCGGTGGCGTCGTCGCGGTCGCGGTGGTGATCGGTGTGGTCGTCGCGGTGAGCAGCGACGAGGGCCAGGTCGAAGACCCGATCCCGGGCAACTTCGAGCCGGGGGTGCTGCGATGGTGA
- a CDS encoding serine/threonine protein kinase, whose protein sequence is MSFSRRYTLEVPLGESALGSVWTARDADADRKVVVMQLDEEAGDAARKFFFASAEKLRGIDHPNVVRAFDHGETEEGVPYLVVERLDGESLAMRWASAPLKVSEIVDVAVGISEGLAALHAAGFAHGDLEPGNVFLHGDGAREVPKLIGIALNRAQIRASDDAERTSLATLHNLYAYAAPEQVRGELVASPEADLYSLAAIVYAAMAGRPPHMAKNTIALVDAVLHKRPPALQSVKKELAAFSLTLDRAMSSEPKKRYADAKQLGRALKSCLLMAKSVASMELPVGPRKPIGDPETGVLAAAAKPTSTAKPTSTAKLASESKLAAASKPATDAKTAPETKPTADAKSAATKPANDPAAPEASTPAAETKPANLPATKLPTPAAGATKVAAVPATKLPAPAAKAIAAMPASKLPAKTESKPSDVDAVEAAPDALPAATPARPTLDVSDDEVRDARPSEVDLVALAEPARPSFEEIDVPDEAAPAKPPSLPAKSSPGTTNAPPRPERRSAGDSIEMSSSELEIVAPAAAAASTAPPPPPSAKPSSAPLPSAALDSAAFMPSALPVTPFDPTTLDAPPPASSSARLPWAIAIALGAVLVVLIGWIATQRGEQSTTATSDVPASASPATPTATTAPDPSDSEPSSVAPDPQAQPAAPDPAPPPVATTAPPEVAPTPPAPERDVAPPARPTPPPRATATRPSAPRAAARTSARSSAPRATATRATAPRPTATTAPRTTAPRTTASSIRPSPSTSSSSTTSPPPRRPTVVTDPGF, encoded by the coding sequence GTGTCGTTCAGCCGACGATACACGCTCGAAGTACCGCTCGGCGAGAGCGCATTGGGCAGCGTGTGGACCGCGCGAGACGCCGACGCGGATCGCAAGGTCGTCGTCATGCAGCTCGACGAAGAGGCGGGCGACGCGGCGCGCAAGTTCTTCTTCGCGAGCGCGGAGAAGCTGCGCGGCATCGATCATCCGAACGTCGTGCGCGCGTTCGACCACGGCGAGACCGAGGAGGGCGTGCCCTACCTCGTCGTCGAGCGGCTCGACGGCGAGAGCCTCGCGATGCGCTGGGCCAGCGCGCCGCTCAAGGTGAGCGAGATCGTCGACGTCGCCGTGGGCATCAGCGAGGGGCTCGCGGCGCTGCACGCGGCGGGCTTCGCGCACGGCGACCTCGAGCCGGGCAACGTCTTCCTCCACGGCGACGGAGCGCGCGAGGTCCCGAAGCTGATCGGGATCGCGCTCAACCGCGCGCAGATCCGCGCGAGCGACGACGCCGAGAGGACGTCGCTCGCGACGCTGCACAACCTCTACGCGTACGCGGCGCCGGAGCAGGTTCGCGGTGAGCTCGTCGCGAGCCCGGAGGCGGACCTCTACTCGCTCGCCGCGATCGTCTACGCGGCGATGGCCGGGCGTCCGCCGCACATGGCGAAGAACACGATCGCGCTCGTCGACGCGGTGCTGCACAAGCGGCCACCGGCGCTCCAGAGCGTGAAGAAGGAGCTCGCGGCGTTCTCGCTGACGCTCGATCGCGCGATGAGCAGCGAGCCGAAGAAGCGCTACGCCGACGCGAAGCAGCTCGGGCGCGCGCTGAAGTCGTGCCTGCTAATGGCGAAGAGCGTCGCGTCGATGGAGCTCCCGGTCGGACCGCGGAAGCCGATCGGCGATCCCGAGACGGGCGTGCTCGCAGCCGCTGCGAAGCCCACGAGCACAGCGAAGCCCACGAGCACGGCCAAGCTCGCGAGCGAGTCGAAGCTCGCGGCCGCGAGCAAGCCGGCCACGGACGCGAAGACGGCGCCGGAGACGAAGCCCACGGCCGACGCCAAGTCGGCGGCGACGAAGCCCGCGAACGATCCCGCGGCGCCCGAGGCCTCGACGCCCGCGGCCGAGACGAAGCCGGCGAACCTGCCTGCGACGAAGCTCCCGACGCCCGCGGCCGGCGCGACCAAGGTCGCGGCGGTGCCCGCGACGAAGCTCCCCGCGCCTGCCGCCAAGGCGATCGCGGCGATGCCGGCGTCGAAGCTGCCCGCGAAGACCGAGAGCAAGCCGAGCGACGTCGACGCCGTCGAGGCTGCGCCGGACGCGCTCCCGGCGGCGACGCCTGCACGTCCGACGCTCGACGTGAGCGACGACGAGGTGCGCGACGCACGGCCGAGCGAGGTCGATCTCGTCGCGCTCGCGGAGCCCGCGCGCCCGTCGTTCGAAGAGATCGACGTGCCCGACGAGGCCGCGCCCGCGAAGCCGCCCTCGCTGCCCGCGAAGTCGAGCCCCGGCACGACGAACGCGCCTCCGCGTCCCGAGCGCCGCTCGGCCGGCGACTCGATCGAGATGTCGAGCTCGGAGCTCGAGATCGTCGCGCCGGCGGCCGCCGCTGCGAGCACCGCCCCTCCCCCGCCGCCGTCCGCGAAGCCCAGCAGCGCACCGCTGCCGTCGGCCGCGCTCGACTCCGCGGCGTTCATGCCTTCCGCGCTGCCCGTCACGCCGTTCGATCCGACCACGCTCGACGCGCCGCCGCCGGCATCGTCGAGCGCGCGCCTTCCGTGGGCGATCGCGATCGCGCTCGGTGCGGTGCTCGTCGTGCTGATCGGGTGGATCGCGACGCAGCGCGGCGAGCAGAGCACGACTGCGACGAGCGACGTGCCCGCGAGCGCGAGCCCCGCGACGCCCACGGCGACGACGGCACCAGATCCTTCGGACTCCGAACCTTCCTCGGTCGCGCCCGACCCGCAGGCCCAGCCTGCGGCGCCCGATCCCGCGCCGCCGCCGGTCGCGACGACGGCTCCTCCGGAGGTCGCGCCGACGCCGCCGGCGCCCGAGCGCGACGTCGCGCCTCCGGCACGTCCGACGCCCCCGCCGCGCGCGACCGCCACGCGTCCTTCCGCACCGCGCGCAGCTGCGCGCACCTCGGCGCGATCGAGCGCTCCGCGTGCGACCGCAACGCGCGCGACCGCTCCGCGTCCGACCGCCACGACCGCGCCGCGCACCACGGCGCCGCGCACCACCGCATCGTCGATCCGTCCGAGCCCGAGCACGTCGTCGTCGAGCACGACGTCTCCGCCTCCGCGGCGGCCGACCGTCGTGACCGATCCCGGCTTCTGA
- a CDS encoding AMP-dependent synthetase/ligase, which translates to MLELGPDLPARTTAPAARTLGEMFFLRCARSASLPALHRKREGAWDPITWQGFLDGSAKVARGLLALGLGPGDRVAILGPTQPAWAIDDLGAQLAGMVSFGIYPKQSPEQVRYLLEHSEAKVVFVDEAEEIETVLAAAKGLKGLVAIVPWTMALYRRFEGRDPRLVPPTRFEGEALPERDIREIQERIDPEDTAILIYTSGTTGPPKGAMIAHRNILTILRSASEATNLRQSDLSLNFLPMAHAAERVLGFYGRVDAGIPAAYAQSTATVLDDLKSVAPTVFGSVPRIFEKAHAKIFSEIEKQKPAVQRLFAWANTVGKRRLEHMLAGRPVPARIAAQYAIADRLVFQRIRAAFGGRVRMMVTGAAPTAPAILEFFWAAGLPIYEAYGMTESTVVTHINREGAVKLGTVGRVIPPSEHRIAPDGEILVRGPWVFKGYLKNPQATEEMLEGGWLHTGDVGVIDGDGYLKITDRKKHLIITAGGKNLSPANIEKAIKEQDPLISQVHAHGDRRNYVAAIVAPSPIETLEWGIPRGLCTKEELDARQKELMANPSGRTEALNLAMAKVVAHPEFRERIRAAVRRGNEHLARVEQVRRFVILDRDFSQEQGELTPTMKVKRKEVEAKYASLLDRAYTEDGFALEP; encoded by the coding sequence ATGCTCGAGCTCGGCCCCGATCTCCCGGCGCGCACCACCGCGCCGGCCGCGCGAACCCTCGGCGAGATGTTCTTCCTGCGCTGCGCGCGCAGCGCTTCGCTCCCCGCGCTGCATCGCAAGCGCGAAGGCGCGTGGGATCCGATCACGTGGCAGGGCTTCCTCGACGGCTCCGCGAAGGTCGCGCGCGGGCTGCTCGCGCTCGGCCTCGGTCCCGGTGATCGCGTCGCGATCCTCGGGCCGACGCAGCCCGCGTGGGCGATCGACGATCTCGGCGCGCAGCTCGCGGGGATGGTGAGCTTCGGGATCTATCCGAAGCAGTCGCCGGAGCAGGTGCGCTATCTGCTCGAGCACAGCGAGGCGAAGGTCGTCTTCGTCGACGAGGCGGAGGAGATCGAGACCGTGCTCGCCGCGGCGAAGGGTCTGAAGGGCCTCGTCGCGATCGTGCCGTGGACGATGGCGCTCTATCGACGCTTCGAGGGTCGCGATCCGCGCCTCGTGCCGCCGACGCGCTTCGAGGGCGAGGCGCTCCCCGAGCGCGACATCCGCGAGATCCAGGAGCGCATCGATCCCGAGGACACCGCGATCCTGATCTACACGTCGGGCACGACCGGCCCGCCGAAGGGCGCGATGATCGCGCACCGCAACATCCTCACGATCCTCCGCAGCGCGTCGGAGGCGACCAACCTGCGGCAGAGCGATCTGTCGCTGAACTTCCTGCCGATGGCGCACGCCGCGGAGCGCGTCCTCGGGTTCTACGGGCGCGTCGATGCGGGCATCCCGGCCGCATACGCACAGAGCACGGCGACGGTGCTCGACGATCTGAAGAGCGTCGCGCCGACGGTGTTCGGCAGCGTGCCGCGCATCTTCGAGAAGGCGCACGCGAAGATCTTCTCGGAGATCGAGAAGCAGAAGCCCGCGGTGCAGCGCCTCTTCGCGTGGGCGAACACCGTCGGCAAGCGAAGGCTCGAGCACATGCTCGCAGGGCGCCCGGTGCCGGCGCGCATCGCGGCGCAGTACGCGATCGCCGATCGGTTGGTGTTCCAACGAATCCGCGCGGCGTTCGGCGGTCGCGTGCGGATGATGGTCACCGGCGCGGCGCCGACCGCGCCTGCGATCCTCGAGTTCTTCTGGGCGGCGGGTCTGCCGATCTACGAGGCGTACGGGATGACCGAGTCGACCGTCGTCACGCACATCAACCGCGAGGGCGCGGTGAAGCTCGGCACCGTCGGTCGCGTGATCCCGCCGAGCGAGCACCGCATCGCGCCCGACGGCGAGATCCTCGTGCGCGGCCCGTGGGTCTTCAAGGGCTACCTCAAGAACCCGCAGGCGACCGAGGAGATGCTCGAGGGCGGCTGGCTGCACACCGGCGACGTCGGCGTGATCGACGGCGACGGGTACCTGAAGATCACGGATCGCAAGAAGCACCTGATCATCACCGCCGGCGGCAAGAACCTCTCGCCCGCGAACATCGAGAAGGCGATCAAGGAGCAGGACCCGCTGATCTCGCAGGTCCACGCGCACGGCGATCGTCGCAACTACGTCGCCGCGATCGTCGCGCCGAGCCCGATCGAGACGCTCGAGTGGGGCATCCCGCGCGGGCTCTGCACGAAGGAGGAGCTCGACGCGCGCCAGAAGGAGCTCATGGCGAACCCGAGCGGTCGCACCGAGGCGCTGAACCTCGCGATGGCGAAGGTCGTCGCGCATCCCGAGTTCCGCGAGCGCATCCGCGCGGCGGTGCGCCGCGGCAACGAGCATCTCGCGCGGGTCGAGCAGGTGCGTCGCTTCGTGATCCTCGATCGCGACTTCAGCCAGGAGCAGGGCGAGCTCACGCCGACGATGAAGGTGAAGCGCAAGGAGGTCGAGGCGAAGTACGCGTCGCTGCTCGATCGTGCCTATACGGAGGATGGCTTCGCGCTCGAGCCGTGA
- a CDS encoding LEA type 2 family protein yields the protein MRTLVAIAIALSMMGAGCGAAPGEEETTPVASSALRPLEIARPEAQLRAIEGEQAIFDIRVIVTNPNEAEVVLRRATGELVLDGNRVASLEIEGEEPLEADSERAFVFDVSVPVAMLATVRADQYVARGTLYADGGTGDGALQTPFELTGDVPALTAQ from the coding sequence ATGCGGACTCTCGTGGCGATCGCGATCGCGCTGTCGATGATGGGGGCGGGCTGTGGTGCGGCGCCGGGCGAGGAGGAGACCACACCGGTTGCGTCCTCCGCGCTGCGCCCGCTCGAGATCGCGCGTCCCGAGGCGCAGCTCCGCGCGATCGAGGGCGAGCAGGCGATCTTCGACATCCGCGTGATCGTCACGAACCCGAACGAGGCCGAGGTCGTTCTGAGGCGCGCGACGGGCGAGCTCGTGCTCGACGGCAACCGCGTCGCGAGCCTCGAGATCGAGGGCGAGGAGCCGCTCGAGGCCGACTCGGAGCGCGCGTTCGTGTTCGACGTCTCGGTGCCGGTCGCGATGCTCGCGACGGTGCGCGCCGATCAGTACGTCGCGCGCGGGACGCTCTACGCGGACGGAGGGACCGGCGACGGCGCGCTGCAGACGCCGTTCGAGCTCACCGGTGACGTGCCCGCGCTGACCGCGCAGTAG